A stretch of Desulfotalea psychrophila LSv54 DNA encodes these proteins:
- a CDS encoding dienelactone hydrolase family protein — protein sequence MRKIFVSDIFGRTPALENLCRAVGSDIGIVDPYAGKEMRFQTEQEAYDFFMANVGMNAYCDLLQSRLEQTTIPIILVGFSVGASALWQISESLSCEKVKRVVCFYGSQIRHSTEINPSVVVEHFLPVHEAGFSVEEMANRLLGKENIILHNTTYLHGFMNELSKNYSKLGYRKYVELLRKCIY from the coding sequence ATGCGTAAAATATTTGTATCAGACATCTTTGGTAGAACACCAGCCTTAGAAAATTTATGCAGGGCAGTAGGTTCCGATATTGGTATCGTTGATCCATATGCTGGGAAAGAGATGCGCTTTCAGACCGAGCAAGAAGCCTATGATTTCTTCATGGCAAACGTTGGCATGAACGCCTATTGTGACCTGTTACAATCAAGGTTAGAGCAGACAACAATACCGATAATTTTGGTAGGATTCAGTGTGGGCGCCTCTGCTCTTTGGCAGATTTCCGAGTCATTGAGCTGTGAGAAAGTGAAGCGGGTAGTGTGTTTCTACGGTTCGCAGATTAGACACTCAACAGAGATTAATCCCAGTGTTGTTGTCGAACATTTTTTACCAGTGCATGAAGCGGGATTCAGTGTTGAAGAAATGGCAAACCGGCTATTAGGCAAAGAAAATATTATTCTCCATAATACAACCTACCTACATGGCTTCATGAACGAACTTTCAAAAAACTATAGCAAGTTAGGTTACAGGAAGTATGTTGAGTTGTTGCGCAAATGTATCTATTAA